GGAATTGCCGCCAGTAATGCCTACCTCTGGCGAGATGCCCTTGGCATCGGTGCCGCCGTAGTCGAGAGAATTGATCCACAGGTGGGCGTAGGCGAGGTCCACGGTCCAGTTATTCCAGTTAAAGCCGGTGCCCACGCTGAGCGTTTTGCGGCCATTGGTGGGGATCATGAAGTCGGCGTGGCTTTCATTGACCACAGGCGTTTCATACGAAAAACCCGCGCGCAGGGTCCACCAGTCAAGAGGCTTGTATTCCACGCTGCCGTTGAAGTTCCAGCCGTCGCGCCATTCCTTGTTGTTGATGGAACTGTATCCGTTATCCATATAGATGTTCAGGGCATTGTAGGTGGACCAGCGGGTCCAGACCGTGCCCACTTCAAAACTCAGATTGTCCAGCGGCTTGTAGGTAACGCCCAGGGCTGCCGAATCGGGCAACTGAAGCACGGTGTTTGCGCCGCAGTTGCTGGCCTCGGGCAGGTGTTTGGCTTTGCTGATGGCGTTGTTGCCCTGATAGGCGAATTCCACGTCGCCATTGATGTTCATGGTCACCTGACTCTTGTAGGACAGGCCAACCGACCACTGGTCGTTGAGATGCATGTGCAGGCCAAGGTGGGCGCCATAACCCCATCCGTTCCCCTCGAGCTGCATGTCGTTGTCAAATTTTTTGCCGTTGTTGTAGGTCAGAATTTTGTTGCCCATGTACATGTGGGCGTTCATGGCTTCCACGCCTACGGAAAAGGAGACCGTATCATTGAGTTTGACTGCAAGGGTAGGCACAAAGGAAATGGTCTGTACGCCGATGTCATAGACGTTGTACCTGCCCGCCCAGTCACCGGAATAGCTGTTGCCAAGGCCGAAACGCGAAAAAACGCCCAGACCGACCCATGCGTTGTCGCTGAGCTGGTGGCTCAGATAGGCGTGCGGAGCATTCCAGAGTGCGGGTTTCGTGTAGGTCGAGGTTTCGCGGCCGCCATAACTGGTGGAAATACCGCCAGAAGGGCTGATGAGGGCAAAGCCGCCCATCATGCGGGTGCCGGGCAGTTGCGTGATGCCTGCGGCATTATACGCTATGGCCGAAACATCATCAGCGCGGCCCACCATGCCGCCAGCAAGGGAAACACCCCTGGCGCTCCATTCATTCAGGGAGAAACCTTCGCCCCAGGCTACGGGTGCGCAGCAGGCCACCAGAGCCAGCGCCAGACATACAGCACGAAAAAACTTCATCACCCCTCCACTTAGCTGCAAAAAAAGCGCACAACAGCCCATCCCGGCATACCTTAGCACGCTGGTACGGTTGCGATGTCGCAGAAACGGACGCGGCTGTAGGGCCGCCCTCGACAACAGTAATGGGATGTCACAACATATTTATCGGATCAAGGTCAAGGAAAAGTCGCAAGTGTCTTGAAGCTTTTTGTGACAAAGCAAAGAAATAGAGCGAGCGCAGCGCCTGCCAGTCTTGTCCCTTTATCAAACATGTAAAGCGCTTGCGCCCACGCAGCAGGGCCAGTGGGGCTGGGGCGGGGCCAAGAAGCTGCACTCCCAGTTCCGCAGCCTTCACGCGCAGTGCCTGGGCCAGATCGTTGAGAGCCGGGGGGCCGCCCTGTTCGTTCAACGCGTAGGATATGCGAATGAGCGCCAGACGCACGAAGGGCGGGTAACGGCGCAGCCGACGCTTGGCAAGCTCTGCCTGATAAAAGCCCTCATAATCTGCGGTGCGCACGTACTGCCAGCAGTAGTGCTCCACATCTCGCGTCTGGATAAGCACCCGGCCCGGCTTGTCGCCCCTGCCAGCGCGCCCGGCAGACTGCACCAGCAACTGAAATGTGCGCTCTGCGGCGCGGTAGTCAGGCAGATTCAGGCCAAGGTCCGCATCCGCGATGACTGCCAGCGTCACCAGCGGGAAGTGATGCCCCTTGGAGAGCATTTGCGTACCCACAAGTATGGGGGCCTCCTGCCGGGAAAAGGCCGCGAGGATTTCTTCCATGCGTCCGGGCCTGCGGGTGCTGTCCCTGTCCAGCCGCAACACAGGCCCCCCGGCCAGGACGCTCAGGCGCTCGGCAAGTCGTTCCGTGCCTCCGCCCATGGGCAAAAAGTTCATGCCGCCGCACTCTGGGCA
The sequence above is a segment of the Desulfovibrio sp. genome. Coding sequences within it:
- a CDS encoding outer membrane protein transport protein, whose translation is MKFFRAVCLALALVACCAPVAWGEGFSLNEWSARGVSLAGGMVGRADDVSAIAYNAAGITQLPGTRMMGGFALISPSGGISTSYGGRETSTYTKPALWNAPHAYLSHQLSDNAWVGLGVFSRFGLGNSYSGDWAGRYNVYDIGVQTISFVPTLAVKLNDTVSFSVGVEAMNAHMYMGNKILTYNNGKKFDNDMQLEGNGWGYGAHLGLHMHLNDQWSVGLSYKSQVTMNINGDVEFAYQGNNAISKAKHLPEASNCGANTVLQLPDSAALGVTYKPLDNLSFEVGTVWTRWSTYNALNIYMDNGYSSINNKEWRDGWNFNGSVEYKPLDWWTLRAGFSYETPVVNESHADFMIPTNGRKTLSVGTGFNWNNWTVDLAYAHLWINSLDYGGTDAKGISPEVGITGGNSKDVSANIYMLSVGYTF